Proteins encoded together in one Planctomyces sp. SH-PL14 window:
- a CDS encoding WD40 repeat domain-containing protein, producing MVRSICIALRSAAILLAVAASVRPAAAEDFRNWLLGMSFSSDSRKVAVCGEAVQIVDLASRKPLAGDQSPAQDRKWFRTVAFSPRQPDLLAMVQGDSRVLLWQLGGKEPLAEFPEEKGIVSSLTFSPDGHQLLGTFTFGGPEGKRGSRMQLWDVATRKPLRSEERLGVSIQGVSFSGDGRRMALGVGSTVEVVEAATWEKVASVPLPAGGQKGDPVGLATGFAAGDETVLVAGGICVPTTPDSCDPTGLFWQWNLGDMTTRTSEPAMMTVSGFALTPDRKACVLGSCVGTAHRVARLDLESGKTLWTKDIPLRNGSIHDLRGLQVSPDGKWVGWCNFDSVHLLRRDDGEEAVTLTPENWR from the coding sequence ATGGTCCGGTCGATTTGCATTGCTCTGCGCAGTGCCGCGATTCTCCTGGCCGTCGCGGCGTCGGTCCGCCCGGCAGCGGCTGAGGACTTTCGGAACTGGCTGCTCGGCATGAGCTTCTCATCCGACAGCCGGAAGGTGGCGGTCTGCGGGGAAGCGGTGCAGATCGTCGACCTGGCTTCACGAAAACCTCTGGCCGGGGATCAATCCCCCGCTCAGGACCGCAAGTGGTTTCGAACCGTTGCGTTCTCTCCCCGGCAGCCCGACCTGCTGGCCATGGTGCAGGGCGATTCTCGCGTTCTCCTCTGGCAACTCGGCGGGAAAGAACCGCTTGCCGAGTTCCCGGAGGAGAAGGGAATCGTCAGCTCCCTGACGTTCTCGCCGGATGGCCACCAGCTCCTGGGGACGTTCACCTTCGGCGGGCCGGAAGGAAAACGCGGCAGCCGGATGCAGCTCTGGGATGTGGCGACCAGAAAGCCGCTGCGCTCGGAGGAACGCCTGGGCGTCTCGATCCAGGGCGTTTCCTTCTCGGGCGACGGGCGGCGGATGGCACTGGGAGTCGGTTCCACGGTAGAGGTTGTGGAAGCCGCCACCTGGGAAAAAGTGGCCTCGGTGCCGCTGCCCGCCGGCGGACAGAAGGGCGACCCCGTCGGACTCGCCACCGGTTTCGCCGCTGGCGACGAGACGGTCCTGGTGGCGGGCGGGATCTGCGTACCGACGACTCCCGATTCCTGCGATCCAACAGGGCTCTTCTGGCAGTGGAACCTCGGCGACATGACCACCCGGACCAGCGAGCCGGCAATGATGACCGTCAGCGGCTTTGCCCTGACCCCGGATCGCAAGGCCTGCGTTCTCGGATCCTGCGTCGGCACGGCCCACCGCGTCGCCCGGCTGGACTTGGAGAGCGGGAAAACGCTGTGGACGAAGGACATCCCGCTCCGAAACGGTTCGATCCACGACCTCCGCGGTTTGCAGGTGTCGCCGGACGGCAAGTGGGTCGGCTGGTGCAACTTTGACTCAGTCCATCTCTTACGACGCGACGACGGCGAAGAGGCGGTCACGCTGACCCCGGAAAACTGGCGCTAG
- a CDS encoding NuoI/complex I 23 kDa subunit family protein: protein MPIDAKDVTWVEEPKIGFWEATFLPAIVEGLRTTVGHVTNYQPVTEQYPEEKPELPLHYRGVHRLNRDEQGRVKCVACMMCATACPANCIEITAEKAPPEWPDRDKFPMEFILDELRCIYCGMCEEACPCDAIELTHLYDMTGSSRAEMTFNKEKMLAIFDATKDSGKDPIRTRRGKLSGTSEIVELATLGPATSVVAEDRSAKQATAGVIKGTAVMETAWENVADKIEGKAP, encoded by the coding sequence ATGCCTATCGACGCCAAAGATGTCACCTGGGTGGAAGAGCCGAAGATCGGCTTCTGGGAGGCCACGTTCCTTCCGGCGATCGTCGAAGGCCTCCGCACGACCGTCGGCCACGTCACGAACTACCAGCCGGTGACGGAGCAGTACCCGGAAGAGAAGCCGGAGCTGCCGCTGCACTACCGCGGCGTCCACCGTCTCAACCGGGACGAGCAGGGTCGGGTCAAGTGCGTCGCGTGCATGATGTGCGCTACCGCCTGCCCGGCGAACTGCATCGAGATCACCGCCGAGAAGGCTCCGCCGGAATGGCCCGACCGGGACAAGTTCCCGATGGAGTTCATCCTCGACGAGCTCCGCTGCATCTACTGCGGGATGTGCGAAGAAGCCTGCCCGTGCGATGCGATCGAGCTGACGCACCTGTACGACATGACCGGCTCGAGCCGCGCCGAGATGACCTTCAACAAGGAGAAGATGCTGGCCATCTTCGACGCGACGAAGGACAGCGGCAAGGACCCGATCCGGACCCGCCGCGGCAAGCTCAGCGGGACCTCGGAGATCGTCGAGCTCGCCACCCTCGGGCCGGCGACCTCGGTCGTCGCGGAAGACCGCTCGGCCAAGCAGGCGACGGCCGGCGTTATCAAGGGGACGGCGGTCATGGAGACCGCCTGGGAAAACGTCGCCGACAAGATCGAGGGGAAGGCCCCTTAA
- a CDS encoding Hsp20/alpha crystallin family protein, protein MSQTTDTPMNAATANPAPATAPAAPDKARPVAHVRPRVDMFETDSGYVLRAELPGADESSVEVRVERDILTISAEVDLPQPDGFKAVYGTAGRRHYERAFKLADNVNPQGIDATVKNGLLSLTLPKAQPAVVKVAVKRAE, encoded by the coding sequence ATGAGTCAGACGACCGATACCCCCATGAATGCCGCGACCGCCAATCCCGCTCCAGCGACCGCGCCCGCAGCGCCGGACAAGGCCCGTCCGGTGGCCCATGTCCGACCCCGTGTGGACATGTTCGAAACCGACAGCGGCTACGTCTTGCGGGCCGAGCTTCCCGGAGCCGATGAGTCCAGCGTCGAAGTCCGCGTCGAGCGCGACATCCTCACGATCTCGGCCGAGGTCGACCTGCCGCAGCCTGACGGCTTCAAGGCCGTGTACGGCACCGCCGGCCGGCGGCACTATGAGCGGGCGTTCAAGCTCGCCGACAACGTGAACCCGCAGGGGATCGACGCGACGGTCAAGAACGGTCTCCTGTCGCTGACCCTCCCCAAGGCTCAGCCCGCCGTTGTCAAGGTGGCGGTGAAGCGGGCTGAGTAG
- a CDS encoding DUF1549 domain-containing protein produces the protein MTVKKFTFPLLVVAGVFLVTSLAVRSPVAAVARKPDGALASPGADVSAVAQEVDRELGRLWAAHGLEPAEAADDLTILRRLSLALHGTIPSLEEIRRFEGDSSPDRLAIRVSEMLEDTRFSDYFAERLARAFVSVDTGQFLIFRRDRFVEWLSESLRKRVPYDRLVREMIAAEGVWTGQPEVNFLTQAYANDEFDYNKLAARTARAFLGQRIDCAQCHDHPFAEWKQSQFEELAACYGQVRLSPLGLNDAKDREFKVLDGDGTTEKVVAPGVPFSSEWMAAEGGRRTRLAEWVTHPKNERFARATVNRLWALMFGKPYAASRPVDDLPNPGDPATADDLRLLDLLARDFRDHGYDLRRTIRVIAASRAFRMSSVHPQAESDRLNDLEQHWAVFPLIRLRPEQVIGAMVQSSAIRTIDQNSHLFSRAIRFFRERDFVNEFGDPGDAELQERPSTIPQALLSMNGQFAEELAKPSPFNSSGRLGQVETTPERLLDDAFLICLTRHPTAEESAVLLPDLQKGDRPSEDSIQDLFWALFNAPEFCWNH, from the coding sequence ATGACTGTCAAGAAATTCACGTTTCCGCTGCTGGTCGTCGCCGGGGTGTTTCTCGTCACCTCGCTGGCGGTCCGCAGTCCCGTGGCCGCCGTCGCCCGAAAACCGGACGGGGCTCTCGCATCGCCGGGCGCCGATGTCTCCGCCGTCGCCCAGGAGGTGGACCGGGAGCTGGGCCGCCTCTGGGCCGCCCACGGCCTGGAGCCGGCGGAGGCTGCGGACGACCTGACGATCCTTCGCCGCCTGTCGCTCGCCCTGCACGGGACGATCCCCTCACTGGAGGAGATCCGGCGGTTCGAAGGGGATTCCAGTCCGGACCGGCTCGCGATCCGGGTCTCGGAGATGCTCGAGGACACCCGGTTCTCGGATTACTTCGCGGAGCGCCTCGCCCGGGCGTTTGTGAGCGTCGACACCGGCCAGTTCCTGATCTTCCGCCGCGACCGGTTCGTGGAGTGGCTCAGCGAGTCGCTCCGAAAACGGGTCCCGTACGACCGGCTCGTCCGGGAGATGATCGCCGCCGAAGGGGTCTGGACCGGCCAGCCGGAAGTCAATTTCCTCACGCAGGCCTACGCCAACGACGAGTTCGATTACAACAAGCTCGCGGCCCGGACCGCCCGGGCCTTCCTGGGCCAGAGGATCGACTGCGCCCAGTGCCACGACCACCCGTTTGCCGAGTGGAAGCAGAGCCAGTTCGAGGAGCTCGCGGCCTGTTACGGGCAGGTCCGCCTGTCGCCGCTCGGCCTGAACGACGCCAAGGACCGCGAGTTCAAGGTCCTCGACGGAGACGGAACGACGGAGAAGGTCGTCGCCCCCGGTGTGCCGTTCTCCTCCGAATGGATGGCGGCCGAGGGGGGCCGGCGGACCCGGCTGGCCGAATGGGTCACGCACCCTAAGAACGAACGCTTCGCGCGGGCCACGGTGAACCGCCTGTGGGCCCTGATGTTCGGCAAGCCCTACGCCGCCAGCCGGCCCGTCGACGATCTCCCAAACCCCGGCGATCCCGCCACGGCGGACGACCTGCGGCTCCTCGATCTCCTGGCCCGCGACTTCCGCGACCACGGCTATGACCTGCGGCGGACAATTCGAGTCATCGCCGCCTCGCGGGCGTTCCGGATGTCGTCGGTCCACCCGCAGGCGGAATCGGACCGGCTCAACGACCTCGAACAGCACTGGGCGGTCTTTCCGCTGATCCGGCTGCGGCCGGAGCAGGTGATCGGGGCGATGGTCCAGAGCAGCGCCATCCGGACGATCGACCAGAACTCGCACCTCTTCTCGCGGGCGATCCGCTTCTTCCGCGAGCGGGATTTCGTCAACGAGTTCGGGGATCCGGGCGACGCCGAGCTCCAGGAGCGGCCCAGCACGATCCCGCAGGCGCTCCTCTCCATGAACGGCCAGTTCGCCGAAGAACTCGCGAAACCCTCGCCGTTCAATTCCTCCGGCCGGCTCGGACAGGTGGAGACCACCCCCGAGCGGCTGCTCGACGATGCGTTCCTGATCTGCCTGACGCGGCACCCGACGGCCGAAGAGAGCGCGGTCCTGCTGCCGGACCTTCAGAAAGGGGACCGCCCCTCGGAGGATTCGATCCAGGACCTCTTCTGGGCCCTGTTCAACGCCCCAGAGTTCTGCTGGAACCACTGA
- a CDS encoding DUF1501 domain-containing protein, which yields MFTRREALQIATATGVSFLWPGLSPRAAERRGPERGKSLITLWMAGGPSQMDSWDPHPESGNAGGITALRTSAPGIEIAQHYPQMAEQMRNLSVIRSLVSKEGDHERGTYYLLTGYRPDPTVQHPSVGAILTEEQPAPGVEIPQHIVLATGEGFVVPRGGYLGDRYDAFRVSNPGDNLQNMEQRVPAARQARRLESLDVLSRSFAAGRKRQVEGTMHGHVIDEALAMMKSPQLRAFDLKTEPAELRAAYGENGFGRGCLIARKLVEEGVRSIQVVLHGFDTHADNFDGQKTQAVILDPAFATLVNDLKQRDLFDSTIVLCIGEFGRTPWINPLGGRDHWPSGFSCVVGGGGLRSGVLIGRTNPDVRDDDAGKLAKIPADPIEVPDLYATILRQMGVDGSKEIITPIGRPLALCQGKPIDRLLPG from the coding sequence ATGTTCACTCGACGCGAAGCCCTGCAGATCGCCACCGCGACGGGAGTGTCTTTCCTGTGGCCGGGCCTCAGCCCGCGGGCCGCGGAGCGCCGCGGGCCGGAACGCGGGAAGTCGCTCATTACTCTGTGGATGGCGGGCGGGCCGAGCCAGATGGACTCCTGGGATCCGCACCCGGAGTCGGGGAACGCCGGCGGGATCACGGCGCTCCGGACCTCCGCTCCGGGGATCGAGATCGCGCAGCACTACCCGCAGATGGCGGAACAGATGCGGAACCTCTCGGTGATCCGTTCGCTCGTCTCCAAAGAGGGTGACCACGAGCGGGGGACCTACTACCTGCTCACCGGATACCGCCCTGATCCGACGGTCCAGCACCCCTCCGTCGGTGCGATCCTGACCGAGGAGCAGCCCGCCCCAGGCGTCGAGATCCCGCAGCACATCGTTCTCGCGACCGGTGAAGGCTTCGTCGTCCCCCGCGGCGGTTATCTGGGGGACCGTTACGACGCCTTCCGGGTCTCGAACCCGGGCGACAACCTCCAGAACATGGAGCAGCGGGTTCCGGCGGCGCGGCAGGCGCGGCGGCTGGAGTCGCTCGACGTCCTGTCCCGCTCGTTCGCCGCCGGGCGGAAGCGGCAGGTCGAGGGGACGATGCACGGCCACGTCATCGACGAGGCGCTGGCGATGATGAAGTCGCCGCAGCTGCGGGCCTTCGACCTCAAGACCGAGCCGGCCGAGCTCCGCGCCGCCTATGGCGAGAACGGATTCGGCCGCGGGTGTCTCATCGCCCGGAAGCTGGTCGAGGAGGGAGTCCGCTCGATTCAGGTCGTCCTCCACGGCTTCGACACGCACGCCGACAACTTCGACGGACAGAAAACCCAGGCCGTGATTCTCGATCCCGCGTTCGCCACGCTTGTCAACGACCTGAAGCAGCGGGACCTGTTCGACTCGACGATCGTCCTGTGCATTGGCGAGTTCGGGCGGACGCCGTGGATCAACCCGCTCGGAGGCCGGGACCACTGGCCGAGCGGGTTTTCGTGCGTGGTCGGCGGCGGCGGACTGCGGAGCGGCGTGCTGATCGGCCGGACGAACCCGGACGTCCGCGATGACGACGCGGGTAAGCTGGCCAAGATCCCGGCCGATCCGATCGAGGTTCCGGACCTCTACGCCACGATCCTGCGGCAGATGGGGGTCGACGGTTCGAAGGAGATCATCACGCCGATCGGCCGTCCGCTTGCGCTCTGCCAGGGGAAGCCGATTGACCGCCTTCTGCCGGGGTGA
- the leuD gene encoding 3-isopropylmalate dehydratase small subunit — protein MQKIAQVAGTAVPLLLDDIDTDRIIPARFLRCVTFDGLGQHAFEDDRKQDSKHPFDDARFQGGAILVSGRNFGCGSSREHAPQSLMRWGIKAVVAESFAEIFFGNCTSLGIPCGVATRADLEKLAAAIEANPKTEVTFDLVGSRVQCGPLSVPITMPANVRESLVTGQWDFLGQLLDAKPQIEKVASTLPYLAGFSKS, from the coding sequence ATGCAAAAGATTGCCCAGGTCGCCGGCACCGCCGTCCCCCTTCTCCTCGACGACATCGACACGGACCGGATCATCCCCGCGCGGTTCCTCCGCTGCGTCACGTTCGACGGGCTCGGCCAGCACGCCTTCGAAGATGACCGGAAGCAGGACTCCAAGCACCCCTTTGACGACGCCCGCTTCCAGGGGGGGGCCATCCTCGTTAGCGGCCGAAACTTCGGCTGCGGCTCCTCCCGCGAGCACGCCCCGCAGTCCCTCATGCGGTGGGGGATCAAGGCGGTCGTCGCCGAATCGTTCGCCGAGATCTTCTTCGGCAACTGCACGTCGCTGGGGATTCCCTGCGGCGTCGCCACGCGGGCGGACCTCGAGAAGCTCGCCGCCGCCATCGAGGCCAACCCGAAGACGGAAGTGACCTTCGACCTCGTCGGCAGCCGCGTCCAGTGCGGTCCGCTGTCGGTGCCGATCACGATGCCGGCGAACGTCCGCGAGTCGCTGGTCACCGGTCAGTGGGACTTCCTCGGGCAGCTTCTCGACGCCAAGCCGCAGATCGAGAAGGTTGCGTCGACCTTGCCGTATCTCGCCGGATTCTCCAAGAGCTGA
- a CDS encoding molybdopterin-dependent oxidoreductase, protein MPTVTINNQPVEIGEQERLNCIQAAQKAGVEIPHYCWHPDLSVVASCRMCLVEVGDKKPDGTVAMQPKLVPGCQTPVKDGTVVIADSPKVKAAQKATLEYLLLNHPLDCPTCDQAGECGLQDYSYKYGRGYSRLNEPKNIKPDKDYIGDQITLFTDRCIMCTRCVRFTREVSGTAELQVTSRGTHEEIDIFPGEPCNNKLAGNVVDLCPVGALCSKDFLYEQRVWWLKTKKSVCADCSTGCSVVIDQNHDAVFRLKPRYNPQAQGSFMCDDGRFGWKYIASDKRLEGPVQRDNGAVRSTSWDTILPALREALETAAKQRPEKVAAVFSPWMTVEEAFLLAKYLKTLSPKITLAVAKARVEGEDDTYPKDVHGRPVDPVKFTIRAEKAPNRRGVEAVLQHFQGSIVPAGDVLSGAFDTLYIAGGDPQGTLTEAQVAGLAKTRLLIVQDLLASPLTDRAHYVLAGGSWAERDGAFVNHAGLIQNITRAIHGPEEARPDGRILSELTGRGALFNAPRVRAEMAKEIPAFAPMGEGQLGEYGVFLAGAR, encoded by the coding sequence ATGCCCACAGTCACCATCAACAACCAGCCGGTTGAGATTGGGGAACAGGAACGTCTGAACTGCATTCAGGCGGCCCAGAAAGCCGGTGTGGAGATTCCGCACTACTGCTGGCATCCCGACCTCTCGGTCGTCGCCAGCTGCCGCATGTGCCTGGTGGAAGTCGGAGACAAGAAGCCCGACGGCACCGTGGCGATGCAGCCCAAGCTCGTCCCCGGCTGCCAGACCCCGGTCAAGGACGGGACCGTCGTCATCGCCGACTCGCCGAAGGTCAAGGCGGCCCAGAAGGCGACGCTCGAATACCTGCTGCTGAACCACCCGCTCGACTGTCCGACCTGCGATCAGGCGGGCGAGTGCGGCCTGCAGGACTACAGCTACAAGTACGGCCGCGGCTACAGCCGGCTCAACGAGCCGAAGAACATCAAGCCGGACAAGGACTACATCGGCGACCAGATCACGCTGTTCACCGACCGCTGCATCATGTGCACGCGGTGCGTCCGGTTCACCCGCGAGGTGAGCGGCACGGCGGAGCTTCAGGTGACAAGCCGCGGGACCCACGAAGAGATCGACATCTTCCCGGGCGAGCCCTGCAACAACAAACTGGCCGGAAACGTCGTCGACCTCTGCCCCGTCGGCGCGCTCTGCAGCAAGGACTTCCTCTACGAACAGCGGGTCTGGTGGCTCAAGACCAAGAAGAGCGTCTGTGCGGACTGCAGCACCGGCTGCTCGGTCGTCATCGACCAGAACCACGACGCCGTCTTCCGCCTCAAGCCGCGGTACAACCCGCAGGCCCAGGGAAGCTTCATGTGCGATGACGGCCGCTTCGGCTGGAAGTACATCGCCTCGGACAAGCGGCTGGAAGGCCCGGTCCAGCGGGACAACGGCGCCGTCCGTTCGACGAGCTGGGACACGATCCTTCCGGCCCTCCGCGAGGCGCTGGAAACGGCCGCCAAGCAGCGTCCGGAAAAGGTGGCCGCCGTCTTCTCGCCGTGGATGACGGTCGAAGAGGCCTTCCTGCTCGCCAAGTACCTCAAGACGCTCTCCCCCAAGATCACCCTCGCCGTAGCCAAGGCCCGCGTGGAAGGGGAAGACGATACCTATCCGAAGGACGTCCACGGACGCCCGGTCGATCCGGTCAAGTTCACGATCCGGGCCGAGAAGGCTCCGAATCGCCGCGGCGTCGAAGCAGTCCTGCAGCATTTCCAGGGCTCGATCGTTCCGGCCGGGGATGTCCTGAGCGGCGCGTTCGACACGCTGTACATCGCCGGCGGCGACCCGCAGGGGACGCTGACCGAAGCTCAGGTCGCGGGACTCGCCAAGACCCGGCTCCTGATCGTCCAGGACCTCCTCGCTTCGCCTCTGACCGACCGGGCGCACTACGTGCTCGCCGGCGGATCGTGGGCCGAACGGGACGGAGCGTTCGTGAACCACGCCGGCCTGATCCAGAACATCACCCGCGCCATCCACGGCCCGGAAGAGGCCCGTCCGGACGGACGAATTCTTTCCGAGCTCACAGGCCGCGGAGCCCTGTTCAACGCCCCCCGCGTGCGGGCCGAAATGGCGAAGGAGATTCCCGCCTTCGCTCCGATGGGTGAAGGGCAGCTTGGGGAGTATGGGGTCTTCCTGGCCGGCGCCCGCTAG
- the nuoH gene encoding NADH-quinone oxidoreductase subunit NuoH gives MQDLIATIVTISVLLGGVLGAVSYLIYVERKISAFMQDRIGPNRVGPIGLFQPIADGLKFILKEDVIPANVDKTLYLLAPCLSALTTMLALAVVPFGPVESMPEILRPWLRFIISPNIDIGILFVFAVGSLAVYGIILGGWASNNKYSMLGSLRASAQVVSYEIPLGMSVVGIALLAGTLNLEKIMAIQTDGGFWGWNVWTQPLACLIFFTAALAESNRLPFDLVECEQELVGGFHTEYSAMKFALFFLGEYTHVITISFLTVILFFGGWQFPWIADPAGSLSIAWLLKLGVLLTKVLVVILFIMLIRWTIPRFRFDQLMGLAWKVLIPLATANVVAVMFVLQFGWNRYWLFAISAALFSIAGLISVSATHAELTHGRRRIRPRAASETSGHGHAHAH, from the coding sequence ATGCAAGACCTGATTGCCACTATCGTCACGATCTCCGTGCTCCTGGGAGGAGTGCTGGGGGCGGTCTCGTACCTCATCTACGTCGAGCGGAAGATCTCGGCCTTCATGCAGGACCGGATCGGTCCCAACCGCGTCGGTCCGATCGGGCTCTTCCAGCCGATCGCCGACGGACTGAAGTTCATCCTCAAGGAAGACGTGATCCCGGCGAACGTCGACAAGACGCTCTACCTGCTCGCGCCCTGCCTCTCCGCCCTGACCACGATGCTCGCCCTGGCGGTCGTGCCGTTCGGGCCGGTCGAGTCGATGCCGGAAATCCTGCGGCCCTGGCTGCGGTTCATCATCAGCCCGAACATCGATATCGGGATCCTGTTCGTCTTTGCGGTCGGCAGCCTCGCCGTCTACGGGATCATCCTCGGGGGCTGGGCCTCCAACAATAAGTACAGCATGCTCGGCTCGCTCCGCGCGAGCGCTCAGGTCGTCAGCTACGAAATCCCCCTCGGGATGTCGGTCGTCGGGATCGCCCTCCTGGCCGGGACGCTGAACCTCGAGAAGATCATGGCGATCCAGACCGACGGCGGGTTCTGGGGATGGAACGTCTGGACGCAGCCGCTCGCCTGCCTGATTTTCTTCACCGCCGCCCTGGCGGAATCGAACCGGCTCCCGTTCGACCTCGTCGAGTGCGAGCAGGAGCTCGTCGGCGGGTTCCACACGGAATACAGCGCGATGAAGTTCGCCCTGTTCTTCCTCGGGGAATACACGCACGTCATCACGATCAGCTTCCTGACCGTGATCCTGTTCTTCGGCGGCTGGCAGTTCCCCTGGATTGCCGATCCCGCCGGAAGCCTCTCGATCGCCTGGCTCCTCAAGCTAGGCGTGCTGCTCACCAAGGTGCTCGTGGTGATCCTGTTCATCATGCTCATCCGCTGGACGATCCCCCGGTTCCGGTTCGACCAGCTGATGGGACTCGCCTGGAAGGTCCTGATTCCCCTGGCGACCGCCAACGTCGTGGCGGTGATGTTCGTTCTCCAGTTCGGCTGGAACCGATACTGGCTGTTCGCCATCTCCGCCGCCCTGTTTTCCATCGCCGGCCTGATCTCGGTCAGTGCCACGCATGCCGAACTGACCCACGGCCGCCGCCGCATCCGGCCCCGCGCCGCTTCGGAGACCTCCGGTCATGGCCACGCCCATGCCCACTAA
- a CDS encoding AAA family ATPase, with protein sequence MSQAMPERLSDDDVKHIDQLRDIHSRLKKELGRVIVGQAEVIDRLAICLFGRGHALLMGVPGLAKTLLVSKLAETMSLNFSRIQFTPDLMPMDITGTDILQDTPEGRREFQFVHGPVFANIVLADEINRAPPKTQAAMLEAMQEHKVTVLGKTYRLAPPFMVLATQNPVEQEGTYPLPEAQLDRFMFLIELDYPSEEEEIQIARSTTGDALPELSHLLHAEDIIRHQQLVRRVPVPDHIYQFAARLVRKTRPNGSTAPAWMKPLVSWGAGPRAVQYLILGAKARAALHGSYMVRLEDVQAVASPVLTHRMITTFAAQSEGIDARQIVHRLVAESMEER encoded by the coding sequence ATGTCGCAAGCGATGCCGGAACGGCTGAGTGATGATGACGTCAAGCACATCGACCAGCTGCGAGACATCCATTCGCGACTGAAGAAAGAGCTTGGCCGGGTGATCGTCGGACAGGCGGAGGTCATCGACCGCCTCGCCATCTGTCTCTTCGGTCGCGGCCATGCGCTGCTGATGGGGGTGCCGGGGCTGGCGAAGACGTTGCTCGTCAGCAAGCTGGCGGAGACGATGTCCCTCAACTTCAGCCGCATCCAGTTCACCCCGGACCTGATGCCGATGGACATCACCGGGACCGACATCCTTCAGGATACGCCGGAGGGACGTCGCGAGTTCCAGTTCGTCCACGGGCCGGTCTTCGCCAACATCGTCCTCGCGGACGAAATCAACCGCGCTCCGCCGAAGACCCAGGCCGCGATGCTCGAGGCGATGCAGGAGCACAAGGTCACGGTCCTCGGGAAGACCTATCGCCTCGCTCCGCCCTTCATGGTGCTGGCGACGCAGAACCCCGTCGAGCAGGAAGGGACCTATCCGCTCCCCGAAGCGCAGCTCGACCGGTTCATGTTCCTGATCGAGCTCGACTACCCCTCCGAAGAGGAGGAGATCCAGATCGCCCGCAGCACGACGGGGGACGCGCTCCCCGAGCTGTCGCACCTGCTCCATGCCGAAGACATCATCCGGCACCAGCAGCTCGTCCGCCGCGTCCCGGTTCCGGATCACATTTACCAGTTCGCCGCTCGACTCGTCCGTAAGACGCGTCCCAACGGCTCGACCGCCCCCGCCTGGATGAAGCCGCTCGTCTCGTGGGGAGCCGGGCCCCGCGCCGTGCAGTACCTGATCCTCGGAGCCAAGGCCCGCGCCGCGCTGCACGGGAGCTACATGGTCCGGTTGGAAGACGTGCAGGCGGTCGCCTCGCCGGTCCTGACGCACCGCATGATCACGACCTTCGCCGCCCAGAGCGAAGGGATCGACGCCCGCCAGATCGTGCATCGTCTCGTGGCGGAATCGATGGAAGAGCGATAG
- a CDS encoding Hsp20/alpha crystallin family protein, with product MVANRLPFTPLTLNWPASPWKLLEAFQGEVQNLFSHVNTDSAVRMWAGTDVVAIEIDAPGLTEDAFEILPNGQKLVVRFRHPESDHSGERAFLQERELRPTRYDLALPFPVDAERLDAVYQKGILRITARAPEQSKAKVVVRAG from the coding sequence ATGGTTGCGAATCGTCTTCCGTTCACCCCACTGACCCTGAACTGGCCTGCCAGCCCCTGGAAGCTTCTCGAAGCGTTTCAGGGGGAAGTCCAGAACCTGTTTTCCCACGTCAACACCGACAGTGCGGTCCGGATGTGGGCCGGCACCGATGTCGTGGCGATCGAGATCGACGCCCCCGGTCTGACCGAGGACGCCTTCGAGATCCTGCCGAATGGCCAGAAGCTCGTCGTGCGATTCAGGCATCCGGAGTCGGACCACAGCGGCGAGCGGGCGTTCCTCCAGGAGCGCGAATTGCGTCCTACCCGCTACGACCTCGCGCTGCCGTTCCCGGTCGACGCCGAACGGCTCGACGCGGTCTATCAGAAGGGGATCCTCAGGATCACCGCCCGTGCTCCGGAGCAGTCCAAAGCCAAGGTCGTGGTGCGGGCGGGGTAG